The DNA segment TATGGCTCAAAGTATCCCAAGCTTTGCTCTTGTAGCACTAATAGTTCCTTTAGTTGGAATAGGAGTTTTACCTGCTATAGTCGCTATAGTTGTAGGATCAATTGTTCCAATTGTTAAAAATATGTATGTGGGATTATCAAAGACCGATGCTGCACTTATTGACACAGGTAAAGGCATTGGATTGACAGACCTCCAAATAATGAGGCATATAAGACTCCCCTTAGCATACCCTGCCATATTTGCAGGATTAAAATTTTCTGCTATAATTGCAAATGGCATAGCAGTTTTAACGGCTATTATTGGTAGTGGAGGTCTTGGAAGGATAATATTTGAAGGACTAGCAAGTTTTAATATCAATAAAACTTTAAGTGGAGCCATACCTGCAATTTTAATAGCCCTAACGTTAGATATGATATTCTCAATAACTGAAAAAAAATTAAAAGCAAAATCAGGTTACTAGCTACTTATAAGACCCTAAAATCTTCATATAGTTTGCTCTTTCGTAAGCAGATGGTTCCAATACATTTTCTTGCGACAATAATCCTTGTATCGATTTCATTGATTCATATTCATGTTTAGAAAGCCAATCTGTAACTTCAGACAAGGTCTTTTCAATATGTTCGATACCATTTTTAATTAAAGCGGAGGTCATCATTGAAACTTTAGCCCCAGCCATAATTGATTTAATCACATCAGGGCTGGTGTGTATTCCGCCTGTAATTGCGATATCGGGCTTTATCTTTCCATACATAATCGCTGCCCATCTCAGTCTTAATCTTAATTCATCGCTACTACTCAAAACAAGATTCTTTGTTATCTCAAGGTTCTCTATATCAATATCGGGCTGATAGAATCTATTGAATATGACAAAAGCATCTGCACCCGCTTCTTCAATCTTTTTTAATAAATTTGGCGTTGAAGTGAAATACGGACTAAGTTTAACTGCTAATGGAATTCTAATTTTTTGTTTTACACTTTTCACAAGATTAATATAGTTTTCTTCAATCTTTTCAGAGTTTATTGAAGGGTCAGTTGGGATGTAGTAGATATTCAATTCAAGTGCATCTGCACCCGATTCTTCAATCTTTTCTGCGTATTTTATCCAACCCCCATCTGAAACACCATTTAAGCTTCCAATAATTGGGATTTCAGAATCCGACTTGATTTGTTTTAAAAGATCTATATATTCATCAGGCGCAAACTTGAACTCCTTTATCTCCGGAAAATATGTCAGAGCTTCTGCATAACTTTCTGTTCCTTGCAGTAAAAATTTATTTAATTCATCTTGTTGAATATCAAGTTGTTCTTCAAATAATGAGTGCAAAACAACCGCAGCAGCTCCAGATTTTTCAGCTTTTTTAATATTTCTTGGATCTTCCCATAGATAGGAAGATGAAGCTACTATGGGATTCTTTAGTTTTAATCCCATATAGTTCGTTGAAAGATCTATCATTTTTCCTCCTCTTTTGATATTGGCATTTCTGACCAATATTTATAGAAGTTCCATTTCTTAAAGATTTCTTTCTGAGACTCTTCAAGAAGTTTTTTTGCCACTTCAGGCTTACTTCTAAGTAGTATCTTAAACCTAGTTTCGTTGTAGATGTATTTGTCAAGAGTTATCATTGGTTTGCCAGAGTCTAACTGAAGTGGATTTTTACCTTCATTCTCAAGATTTGGATTGTACCTTAAAAGAGGCCAGTATCCGGATTGAACGGCAAGTTTCTGTTGCTCAGGACCATTGATAAGGTCATAACCTTGATTTATACAGTGAGCATATGCTATAATTATTGATGTTCCTTCGTAGGCTTCTGCTTCAAGGAATGCTTTGACTGTTTGAGCATTGTTTGCGCCAAAGGCAACATTTGCAACATATACGTTACCATAGCTCATCGCCATCATGGCAAGATCTTTCTTTGGAGTTCGTTTTCCGCCCATTGCAAACTTTGCAACTGCACCAAGAGGTGTTGCTTTTGACTTCTGCCCTCCTGTGTTAGAATAGACTTCAGTATCAAGAACAAGGATGTTGACATTTTTTCCTAGCGCAAGGACATGGTCAAGACCGCCGTATCCAATATCATAGGCCCATCCGTCTCCACCTAAAATCCAAACACTCTTTTTAACTAGTGAATCAGCTAAACTCATTAGATCTTTTGCTTCAGGTTTTTCTATAGATTTTAGTTTGGCCTTTAGTAATTTGACCATTTCTCTCTGCTTGTTTATGCCTGCTTCGGTATCTTGTTTTGTGTTTTTGAGTTCAAATACTAGATCCTTTCCTAAATCATCCTTAAGTTTTTCAACTAGCTCCATTGCGTATTCTTTCTGCTTATCAAGGGCTAATCTCATACCAAGTCCAAACTCTGCAGTATCTTCAAAAAGAGAGTTTGACCAAGTTGGGCCCCGGCCGTCCTTATTCTTTGTGTAAGGTGTTGTGGGTAGATTTCCTCCATAAATTGAGGAACATCCTGTAGCATTGGCTATTACGGCCCTATCTCCAAACAGTTGGGTCATAAGCTTGACATAAGGGGTTTGGCCACAGCCTGAGCAAGCACCAGAGAACTCAAACAAGGGCTCTAGAAGCTGGATATCCTTTACAGTTGAGACATTTAACTTCCCTCGTTCAACATAAGGCAAAGAGTCAAAGAAATTCCAGTTTTCTTTTTCTCTATCGAGTATGGGGTCTTTAAATTCCATGTTTATAGCTTTTAGTTTTGGATCTTTTTTATTCTTTGAAGGGCATGTTTCATAACAGAGTTTGCACCCTGTGCAGTCTTCTGGAGAAGCTTGGACAGTGTATAAATAATCTTTGAATTGTGAGAACTTTGCTTCAATATGTTTGAATGAAGCAGGGGCCTTCTTTAATGCATCTTTTGGGTAGACTTTGGCTCTAATAACTGCATGTGGGCAGACAAATGCACATTTTCCACACTGAATACAGATTTCAGGATCCCAGACAGGAACATCAAGTGAAATGTTTCTCTTCTCCCACTTAGTTGTACCAGTTGGGTATGTACCATCTTCAGGGAATGCACTTACAGGGAGTTCATCGCCTTTGAAAACTATCATTTTTGATATTACATTTTTTACGTAGTCAGGCGCTTCTTCCGGCATCGATGATTTCAAATCAAAACTGCTTGTGGCCTTTTCAGGTACCTTTACTTCATATAGATTGTCAATTGCTTTATCAATGGCCTCGTAGTTCATCTTTAGTATTTTTTCTCCCTTTCTGCCGTATGTTTTCTCTGTGAACTTTTTAATTGATTTAATCGCATCTTCTTTTGGGATTACATTACTCAACGCAAAAAAGCATGTCTGCATAATTGTATTTATTCTAACCCCAAGACCAATATCCTTTGCAATATCATAGGCATCAATTGTATAAAATTTAATATTCTTATCTATAATTTGCTGTTGTACGTTTTTAGGTAATTGGTTCCATACTTCCTCTTTTGGATATGGGCTATTCAAAAGAAAGATTGAGTTCTTCTGAGCAACACTTAACATGTCATATTTGTCTAAAAATGAGCATTGATGGCAAGCTACAAAGTTCGCCCTGTCAATTAGGTAAGGTGACCTTATTGGATCTGGCCCAAATCTTAAGTGAGAAATTGTAAGTGATCCAGCCTTCTTTGAATCATAAAAAAAGAATCCTTGTGCGTAATTGTCAGTTTCTTCACCAATGATTTTTATTGAGCTCTTATTTGCACTGACTGTACCATCCGCACCTAATCCAAAGAATACGGCCCTCGTTCTATTCTCAGGTTCAACAAAAAAGTCTGGATCATATTCTAAACTCTTATGAGTTACATCATCATTAATTCCAACAGTGAATCTATTTTTCGGTTCACTCTTTTTTAATTCATCGAAAACAGCTTTTGCCATAGAAGGCTTAAACTCTTTTGAAGATAATCCGTATATTCCCCCAATTATTTTTGGCATCTTGTCCATTT comes from the Methanofastidiosum sp. genome and includes:
- a CDS encoding ABC transporter permease, translated to MVAIFPLLEAILQQLTLVFTALSIGICIATPLAILSVFYRRVSYFVLTTINMAQSIPSFALVALIVPLVGIGVLPAIVAIVVGSIVPIVKNMYVGLSKTDAALIDTGKGIGLTDLQIMRHIRLPLAYPAIFAGLKFSAIIANGIAVLTAIIGSGGLGRIIFEGLASFNINKTLSGAIPAILIALTLDMIFSITEKKLKAKSGY
- a CDS encoding dihydroorotate dehydrogenase-like protein → MDLSTNYMGLKLKNPIVASSSYLWEDPRNIKKAEKSGAAAVVLHSLFEEQLDIQQDELNKFLLQGTESYAEALTYFPEIKEFKFAPDEYIDLLKQIKSDSEIPIIGSLNGVSDGGWIKYAEKIEESGADALELNIYYIPTDPSINSEKIEENYINLVKSVKQKIRIPLAVKLSPYFTSTPNLLKKIEEAGADAFVIFNRFYQPDIDIENLEITKNLVLSSSDELRLRLRWAAIMYGKIKPDIAITGGIHTSPDVIKSIMAGAKVSMMTSALIKNGIEHIEKTLSEVTDWLSKHEYESMKSIQGLLSQENVLEPSAYERANYMKILGSYK
- the nifJ gene encoding pyruvate:ferredoxin (flavodoxin) oxidoreductase, which translates into the protein MKRPMVTIDGNEAAAYTAYHVNEVISIYPITPSSTMGELSDQWASEEEPNIWGTVPHVTEMQSEGGASGAVHGSLQRGALTTTFTASQGLLLMIPNMYKIAGELTSTVFHVSARSLATHALSIFCDHSDVMSVRSTGFALLASNSVQEVMDLSIIAQAATLKSRVPFLHFFDGFRTSAETSKVEKLTLEDLKEMIDEDLVRAHRARALSPDNPIIRGTSHNPDTYFQAREKINPYYNACPDLVQEAMDKFAKIVGRQYKLFQYEGAPDAERIIIIMGSGAETVEETVKYLIEKGEKVGVLKVRLFRPFSLKHFISEIPLTVKSIAVLDRTKEPGSLGEPLYLDVTTAISSAFSNGMLKMDKMPKIIGGIYGLSSKEFKPSMAKAVFDELKKSEPKNRFTVGINDDVTHKSLEYDPDFFVEPENRTRAVFFGLGADGTVSANKSSIKIIGEETDNYAQGFFFYDSKKAGSLTISHLRFGPDPIRSPYLIDRANFVACHQCSFLDKYDMLSVAQKNSIFLLNSPYPKEEVWNQLPKNVQQQIIDKNIKFYTIDAYDIAKDIGLGVRINTIMQTCFFALSNVIPKEDAIKSIKKFTEKTYGRKGEKILKMNYEAIDKAIDNLYEVKVPEKATSSFDLKSSMPEEAPDYVKNVISKMIVFKGDELPVSAFPEDGTYPTGTTKWEKRNISLDVPVWDPEICIQCGKCAFVCPHAVIRAKVYPKDALKKAPASFKHIEAKFSQFKDYLYTVQASPEDCTGCKLCYETCPSKNKKDPKLKAINMEFKDPILDREKENWNFFDSLPYVERGKLNVSTVKDIQLLEPLFEFSGACSGCGQTPYVKLMTQLFGDRAVIANATGCSSIYGGNLPTTPYTKNKDGRGPTWSNSLFEDTAEFGLGMRLALDKQKEYAMELVEKLKDDLGKDLVFELKNTKQDTEAGINKQREMVKLLKAKLKSIEKPEAKDLMSLADSLVKKSVWILGGDGWAYDIGYGGLDHVLALGKNVNILVLDTEVYSNTGGQKSKATPLGAVAKFAMGGKRTPKKDLAMMAMSYGNVYVANVAFGANNAQTVKAFLEAEAYEGTSIIIAYAHCINQGYDLINGPEQQKLAVQSGYWPLLRYNPNLENEGKNPLQLDSGKPMITLDKYIYNETRFKILLRSKPEVAKKLLEESQKEIFKKWNFYKYWSEMPISKEEEK